Part of the Hemibagrus wyckioides isolate EC202008001 linkage group LG09, SWU_Hwy_1.0, whole genome shotgun sequence genome, CCTGAAGATATGGGACTGTGTCAGAGTGCTACTGCCCATGAATGCTTGTTgttcatatttataatataaaatagctCTCAAAAATTGTCTCACAAATTGTCTATGTAAATAGAAAGTGAACATATGCACTGGAAGTACCCCAATCagcaataacattaaaaccactggcaGCTGAAGAGAGtaacattgattatttttttactatgcCACTTGTCAAGGAgggggatatattaagcagttcTTGAAGTTGATTTGTTGGAAGTAGGAAAAATTGGCAAGCGTAAGGACCTGGGTCATGGAgtcccagcacacactgatgCATGTATGAAGTGAAGGCTAGCAGAAGAGCTACTGTGGCCAAAATTAGCTGATTAAGTTAATTCTCGCTATAATAGAAAGGTATCTGAACACTTGTTTATGGGGCTCGTAGCGAGTAGTTCCCACTCGTTTTGCCGAGttcccatgctgacccctgtccactgCCGGACGCGTCttcaatgggcacgtgagcaccAGACCTGGACCATGGAGCAGGGTGCATGTACAGCTCTTACTTtgggaagagatggcaccagtatacactatgggaagaaggcaaggtGGAGGAAGCAGTGTGATACTCTGGGCAGTTTTCTCCTAGGAAACATTTGGTCCTAGAATTCATGTGGATGCTGCTTTGAtttgtaccacctacctaaactaAACATTGTAGATCCATTACTGCCCTAATGGCAGTGGATATcaggataatgctccctgcCACACTGCAGAAATTATTCAGGactggtttgaggaacatgacaaagagttcattGGACTCCAAATTCCGCAGATCTCAGTCCgatctgtggaatgtgctggacaaagaagtctgatccatggaggccccacttcacaacttacaggactgaaaggatctactgctaacattTTGCTGCCAGATACCACACTTTCTAAGCCCCTTTCTGAGCaccttgtggagtccatgcctcgatgctTGGTAGCCCAAgcgggacctacacaatattagttaCTCTTTCATCAAGAAATTGAGTTATATATCAAAGTCTTATGGATGGAAGCCAAAATTGTCTAAGCTATTTGTGTGGGAGGGATGGCATACTCTTCATATTCATACTTTGTCAGTCACAGCAATGCTAGCCATTGTTGGTATCTGCAAGCAattgtatgtggaagagggtagaCAGCGATTTGTTCCAAATGTGTTATGTTGCTCTTTGACACACCATGAGCAGCAAGTGGTGAGGTGCTGGTGTTTTCACTTCTTGCAGGAAGAAGGTGTTAACTCTATTATTACCACAATTGCAAATTTAAAGACAGTGACActagatgatctggtagtgattgTCACAGTTCCCATTGTGTCATTAcgaataaactaaaataaagtttataaaCGGTCTCACTTTTCACTCTCAGCCAAGAAACAAAATTACTCaatttgtctgtatttgtgtaaatgtttaaaaaaaaaaaaaaagtgatatcACCATTAATGTTTATGATCTTTCATTACAGTACTTATtagttaaatattataattgaCTCCTCATAAGTTCTTTTTGTTTAAGAACACCATGTCTCTTGTAAGAAATTGACcctaaccctcagttgtataaatgtaataaatataagtcactctggataagggcatctgctgaATGCTGTACATGTAAATGTGCAGTAAATATTATCCATGTTGCAGACAGTATGAAAACAGATTCAGCTTCACAGCTAAACATTTGTTTGTCAAGCTTCATTTTGTTGTCTTTCAGTGAAAATGTATTTCAAGCTTATGAAGATTCTTGAGTGATAGTGGCACTTAAACCTCAGTTATTAACATAAGTTGATATAGCCGCTGACTTTGATTAGTTATGTATGTAATTTTTGTTAAAGGATGCTGAAGGATCTGACGTAACCTGAAGTAAAAGCGACAACAGCTCCTCAGATGACTTCTTCAGTCACATGGCCATTCCACATAATCAGGCCATAATGGTGCTTCGTCAGGAGGGCACGACTACAACTACGGTACCTCAAACATCTGCTTGTTCACTTTTTGTTGTCGTCAACCAGCTACATCCTGCTGGTGGGAGGCAGGACAAACAAACTCTGTTTGCTAGTAAGGAAGCCAGCCCTTTGACCAAACCCACAATCGGTTCATGTGTAGCAAGTTTTAATAAAGTGTCATCAATGTCTTTGTCAGCCATGGCAGCTACTAACACCAGTAACCAGCTATGTAACTTGCCAGCAGAGTCTACATGCAAAGGCATCACAGTCACTTTGGACAACAATAACATGTGGAATGAGTTTTTCAGATGTCAGACTGAGATGATTCTAACCAAGCAGGGTCGTAGGATGTTCCCTTGTTGTCGTTTCCGTATCTCAGGATTGGAACCTTTCCAGAGGTATACTTTAGTAATGGATATGCAACCAGTGGATAATTACCGCTACAAATGGAGTGACAGACGATGGGAGACCAATGGGAAAGCTGACCCACATATTTTGAGCTCCTTTGTACATCCAGACTCGCCTGCTACTGGTTTAGACTGGATGCAAAATCCTGTTTCCTTTTACAAGCTAAAGCTTACCAATAACTCCTTGGACCGTGAAGGCCATATTATCATAAACTCTATGCACCGCTACATTCCCCGACTTCACATTATTCCTGCGGATAAAGCTGTGGATGTCCTTCAGCTAGATGGGCCTGATGTTGTAACTTTTAGTTTTTCACAGACcgagttctttgctgtcacagcGTACCAGAATTTGTCTATCACTCAGCTCAAAATCGATTACAACCCTTTTGCAAAAGGTTTTAGAGATGATGCTCACAACTCCCGATGTTGCAAGCCCAAGAGTTCTTCTTCCCCTGAAAAACTCGAGAGTGAAGTCAAATCCAGCAAAGAGCCTTCAGCCTTGAATAATCTCAAGTCTTTGTTTGCAAAGATGAATGCTTCTGAAAAAGTCACTACTATTGGGGACCTTAAAACTGTTAATTGTGATGGTCCCAGGAGAGTTGAGCCTGAGTGTTCTGGGTAAGTCTTTTACTCTTCTTCAGGTTTAAACCttgtattatttgtgtgttttttataaTGTTATAGAGCTGATTTTCTTGAAATACTTTCTTGAAGAACATTATTCAGTGTAAAACCTTGTGTTTTCTGCTGAATAACTATTTACATCATTATTGTTCATAAATTGTTATTGTTGATGAATTGCACAAAGGTCATTAACAGTAAAAACTCGAAATattatatttgtaaaaaatatgTTATTGAACTTCAGTATTGTCCTGCATAAAGAAGtactttaaaattttaattaaggtactggccattttcctcttaTTGTTGTTTGCAATACAGTAGGTTATTATTGACCATTTAACTGAAAACAAAAaggttgtctttatttgtgGAAATATGCCTTATTTATGCCTGAAGACGTGCTGAAATTTAAGGTGCGTCCCATATTGcatacttatgcactattctGCAGCTTTGCGTAGCATAAATGAGTAGTGTGCTCATGCATAAAATTCCAACAAGAAAAAGTCTACTTCAGTTGCCcagatgatgcacttattcaagtGGGGAAAAAAGTTGTGAAATGTAGGAtgcttcatgcactcaacagtcacagctttgcttacatAGAGGAAGAGGCTACTTAGGTGGTCatgctggatgagaaaacaTTTTAAGATGGCAGACGACACTCCAGTGGACAAGGTGTCTTACAGATGTCTTTTAAATGCATTGTGTGACACTATTTTgcacatgtaaaataaaaaaaattgacttTATTCCGCTATAGCAATTTGCCATTTACTTCAGATAGCAAAAATacttctgtgttgtttttgagGAGATACTACCcttctaacactaaacactcaagTACAATGTGCATAGTCTGTTATTTGAGACACACCTTTAGataaacattaattatattaatacacaaaataaaattgaCCTGTTTCCTAAAAGTACCATTAGTGAATTTGTCACACTGGATTttggtgtctgccaaatgctttaaatgtaaaCGTATGCTAAATAACTTATTTTACTTCCAAATACAATTTGGAATGCTAATAAGGAACACAGCACTACTGTTGCATAATACTTTGATTAGGATTACTTTCCATTTTGGAGTAGTTCAACTAAACTGTTTGTAGACTGCAAACATCTCCGAGATCCTGCTGGTGGGATTACTCTCATTGGGGAATCTTACCAAGCATGAACGTGTTATAGGATTAGATATGTTGCTGctttaaaacaagaaaaaaaaaagctagctagagatgtgtataaatatatattatgattATTTGGTCTATATTTTGCAAAATATAAGAACGTTCTCTCTCTGATTTCAGCAGCAGTATGAAGCGTCCATGGCCAGGGGGGCTGTCTGATCTAATTAAAGGTGCTCATGTTAAGGTAAAAAGAATATCCCTTGAGAAAATCCATAACGGCAGTAGCCAGCAAATGAATGCTGATAGTCTGGCTTCAAAAGAGAACAATATGGATATTGCATCTGAGTCTGAGGACTGTACATCGGACAACATTTCAATCCTTGATGTTACCAAGGAAGTGAAGGAAACGGTATCATTTTCAAAAACTATAGACTCGCCCACTTTAAAAAATACATCTGAGTCACTTTCTGCAACTAATATACAGTGCATGCTGAAAAAAACTACTTCAAACACACCCTTAAATGAAAAGGTGGCCGCAGTATTGAGCGAAACGGCAGCAGTGACTGATGAAACGTTGAGCAGTGAGACAGCTGCACAGAGTGACGGAGTCAAACCTCTTGACGGCGGAGGAGAAGTGAAGAAGAAGCGGGCTGAGCCTGTTCCACTACCGCTTCTCGCTCTATTTCTACAGCAATTGAAGTCAAAAACAAGACGCACCAGACCAAAGCCAAAATCTGAAGCTTGTAGCTTGCCAATACAGTCTGACGAATCCTGTGATGATATTTCAGTTTCTGAAAAAGAATCATCCTCCACAGCATCCTTTACTCTACCACCTAACACCCAGGTAAATGTACAGCCAGCAGCTTCCCCAACATCTCAAACCATCACATCATCCAGTTTAACAGGTACTGTAGCAAACACTGAACATAAAACTGTCTTAACACCGGATTCTGCCATTGATGCTGCTACTGCCTTGACAGCCGGTGTTGTCTGTGATACACTGGAACTGCCCACATCTGAGAAAGTATCTGCTGCTACCTCTGCATTTGCACATGAAGTTAAACCCAACACTAGTCTTGCAGACACCAGACTTGACACTAAAATTGTCTCCAGTATCTTAGATGACATTTCCTCTGATTGTGATCCTAAAGCTTTTCCCTCTACAACTCCCAGTAATGAATTTGTGCAAAGTGCTGCCACTACTGACACATCCACCACAGACCCTGCTCATAAATCCTGTACGGTCCCAAGTCCTGAACCTGTACCAGAGACCGCTTCACAgtcccctgctccaggggttaAAACCCCGTCCTCACCATTTTGTGCACCATCCTCTCCATACATGTCCGCTCCTTCCTCTCCTGACCCGTTTCCACCGAGCATGTTCTCTGATAGACCCATACCTCCTAGAAAGACACTAGACCCATTTCCACCTTGCTTATCAATTGATAGACCACGACCATTGCTAGAGATAGCTGAGCCAGTATCACAGAGATTTTTCACATCACTTGGAGACCCAGGTCCAACTGTATGCGATGTTAGAAATGAGGTGAACTGTCCTGTAATTTCCCATGACCCTGATATTCCAAAGGAAGTAAAACAGCCCCCGAAGACCAGTAAAGGCACAAAATCCAAGGTGAAACAAAAGAAAGGTTGGAAGTCAAAGCTGAGTGAAGATACAGAGGTGATGGAAGGCCCCATTCCTGTCCCAATGCAGCCCAATCTTGAAGAAGTGGAGGGTCAATTGTTTGTTTCCTTCATGTCAAAGGTAACTCAAAGCATTCTGTGTGTGCttaaattattttgtaatttatttgcttttcttttgtAATTCTATTATGAAATTTGTAATGTTCTgaacaaggtaaaaaaaaaaattatctgaAAAATATTAGCACATTCCTATGGCCTCAATGCCCCTTTTTTATGAAATTCTGTCTGCAAACAGAAAGCACTTGAAATTCATCTTGGCGATGAAGCTAAAGAAGAAGttttacaaaaaacaacacaaaatatagacggtaagaataaaaaataaagtacatTACTGTATAAGATCTCACACTCATAATTTGTCCTTGATGTATTACGTTTTTAATACTTTCTCACAGGTGAAGTCCATGATGAAAAGGAAAGAATTGACGCTCTTGAAAAGGTCCTTCTGCGtgatttaaaaaacatgaaatacAGACAGGTCATTCACCCAGTTCTCCAAGCAGGTACAGTATATGTCCAACTTGCTTAGGAGCAAAATAACTATTTGTACCGTACTTTACaacttaaaaaaacatttgtcaGAGTGGGTTAAAGGGTTCTGCCATCAGTCTCTGGAGCTGTGTATCATGTTTCATTGTCCAGACAGACGTGTGCAGGTTTGATTTGTGCTTGGAGAATATCACAGAATGTGGTGCAGAAAAGTCAATCTAATATTGGTCACAAGTCTTTACATAATACAGATTTGCAGGTTAGAGTTCACCAAACTTTGGAACACGGTGAAATGCGACCTTGCTTTTCTGCTCTGTAGCATTTCACGTGCGTGATTGTGCCTCTACAGTGAATGTATAGCCTGAAGTGGGAGTATAAGCCATGATTTGGCCAGTACAAATATGTAAACGCACATAATAATCATAAGTATTTAGTATGAATGTGTTACAAGCTAAGATGCTTAAGGTTTGATTTAGTTTATCTAATCAAAAGAAGCATCTAAAGAGAACGTTTTATCTTACAGTTGGTCTAAAGCTGAACCTTTTGGACGTTACACTGTCTATTGATCTACAGTATCTGGGAGTATGCTTACCTATTCCTCCACCTGTACTGTCACCTGAGGGAACCTTAGACACTTGCTCATCACAGGGTGAGTGAAATAAAAAGCAAACTGATTGATtttctacagttctacagttgTGCTTAGTCATTATTTTTCTTCCCAGTTCACTTCGTTTCTAGAACAGGGAAAACAACAGACATCACTAAAATCAAAGGTTGGAGAGAGAAGTTTTCCACAAGTTCTTCATCTGTTTCTGGAGGTACATCACCATACTGTGTTGCGATTAAATTAATTTGCTGCCCTTGTAAGTCGTGTAGGTTTCTCGGGTGAAAGTAATCCAATagtgttatgttttgtttagtCACCACATCCTTGGATACAGGACAAAAGAACCTCTCAGCTTTCTGTAGCGACATGCTTGATGAGTACCTGGAAAGTGAAGGCAAGCTTATTGATGAGCGAGCTGCCAGTTTCTCACAGGCTGTTGTCACTCCTGTGGCCTACCAGCTACCCACCAAGAGCACAAGCTATGTTCTTACACTCGACAGCGTCTTAAAAAAGCAGGCACCTTCATTACCATCCACTCTCTCCAAGCCTTCagcaaaatccagaaaaactgCACTGCGCTCAAAGAGCAAGGAAGCTGTGTCTGGGGTGAAAACGAAGAAATCCgtcaaaaaaagagagaacccAGTTCCCAGCACAGGCAAGGAACCAGAGGGAAGCTCTTCAAAGAAATCCACAAAGTCTAATACACCAAAATCAGTATCTAGTGTGCTGTCCACTGACCCTGGCTTGTCCCAAAGTAAAAAATCCCCCAAAATGAACAGGAAGGGATCCAAGACTTCACAACATTCTTTACACACAGCTGAAAAATCGGTTAAGGATGGTGCATCAGTGGCTCCTGCAGGACAGAGTGGTTCTAGTACCCCTGGTTCAAATCTACCCATGGGGCACAGTTCTGGCTTACCCAAAACCCTAGTTAAACTAAGGGATGTGGAGGATGGTGCAGTCTGGGAGGGAAAAAGTCGTACGTATATCACCATGGAACGAGCAGCTATTGCTTTATCCTGTCTTGTCACAGCAGAGGTACGTGTTAAGCTAACAATGGTGATgtcattgttaataataaaaaatgtgattATCCTGACTAACCCTTTGTCTAACCCCCTCactatgtcttttttttttgttcttctggaTTCAGGGTACGATAGGAGGAAGTCCTTCTACTGTCATAAAACGACGTGCACCACCTTGCCTCAATGACTTTTGCCGGTTAGGGTGTATGTGCGCTAGTCTCATTCAGGAGAGGCGCCAGAATCATTGTGGCAAACCTCAGTGTATGCTGGGTTGTGACTGCCTTCGACGCAAAGTAGTGCTTTTGAAAAACGAGGACACAAACGAGGAGTCTGCCCCTGtaaatgatgaagaagaagatgtgtccaaagtgaaaaagaagaaaagacgtATTTCTTACAGTGAGTATGCTTTCATCAGGCTGGAGGTGAGTGAAAATGAATTATTTGCAAATCCTAATTTTTGCTGTGTTCTTGTTCTTTTAGTTCTTTCAGGACCTGAAGCAGCACCGGAGCCAGTTCTTCATGTAAAAACATTATGGGTTAAGCAAAATGATGCCGATTCAGAGCCACTTTATATTCCTGATCCTGCCAGGCCTCTTCACCCTCCACCAGTATCACTAGATCTCCAAAAAGACTTGGAGAACTTTCTACATCCTTCACCTAAAAGAGGagctgtgagagctgtgagcattttaaatctgtttaactGATTTGTGTTGGTATCACTCCATATTGAAACTGCTTGGCAAAATTGACTGACGGCACAATTAAAGAGGCATACAGATGTAAAAAGTTATGTGGTGGTTGTAACTGGATTTGTGTgatttgttattataataaaatcttTTTGGATTTTGGagcaaaatgaattaaaatggttTGAAAACCTCGTAAATGATTCATTATGAAATAATGCTTAGTAGTACTAAATGcttgatataaatatttaaaagcatatttagaaaatatttaGGGGATAATATCGCAGTGACATTGAAGTTTCTGCAGTTTTACAGGTTGTGTATAATGTACTGTgcttatttagattttattttggtGATCCAAGTATGTGATATGAAGCACTCCTCTTTATAATCTATTGTGTTAAGGTTGATGGGGAAAGTTTGAGCAGGGTCAAAAATCAGGAAAGTCTGGATTGTGCTCGTGTGAGGCCATTCTGTGGGAGAAAACTGTCTCCTTGTGGACAAAGACGAATGAGGGTGAGACCTTGAATGCAGTAGGGAAGTACTACTCAGAATTCTTAATCATGGATTGGACCTGATTAGATGTTCTCTGTTTGCAGGAAGTTCATCCAGATCTTAGTTCGCAGGACTTACTGCAAGGTTGATGTACAAGCTAACAATTCTAacatttgtgttgtgtgtgttaataaaatcCATTTCTAAAGCATTTTCTTGACGTTCCTTTTACAGAGATCGAGGAAGGGGAACTTCGGCCACCTACTCAGTCTGGTCCTACCAAACGGCTGGAAATTGTGTCAAAGTGCAAGTGGGCAACAGAAGGCAGCAGGTACGTTGTCTTGCGGACAGTGTGTGAGCGCATGGCACAGGACAATCTGAAGGACCCTTTCTGGGTCGGCAAGTACCAAATCCAGCCCACATCCAAGACTAAAATGGAGACAGATGAAGGATCCATCATTACATATAAAGTGGTCATCTCTCAGCCACACCTAGAGGAaagtgaagagaagaagaaggaggacagaATAAAGCAGTTGGAAGCTCAGTTGATTGAGACCATAGGAAAAAGTGAGGTCAAGGGCCTCCCTCTTCTTTCTCAGGTCACACCTGCAGGTTTGCTAAAGGCTGAGAAAAAACCTTCTGGTGCTCTGGGGCAGATAATGGTAAGCATGCTTTATACTTTACCAGCGCTTTCACATATGCAGCATTTAGTACTTTTAAATCAGACCATTTACTTTCTTCTTGTGGATTGTTTCGGGAAGTGAAAACACAGAATTATCCAAAGCATTCTTTGTGCTTAAGTACAGAGTAGAAGTGCAGCAGAAATTATGTCCGGGATATGATGGTCAAAATGCTATGAGCAAGTTGCTTACAGCAggattaaagatttatttagcATAACAGCTGTGTTCTCTGTGCTCTGTTGTTTTCTTTAACTTACCATGGAGCTTGCCAAAGGGTTGTCTAAATTTTTGTGACTTTATTTTAGAACATGAGATGAAAGTTTTAAGATTTTTCTTTGAGAAATAGGTTTTCGGTTGTGAAGTCAAATGCAGAGAAATCAAACAATTTCACAGATTTGACAAAAGGATTAATAGATGTGAACAGACGTATCTTATAACATGACTTTCTATCTCATAATGCCACTGTATATGATTTATTAATACAGCAGCAGTCTGGTAAAGCCTAGCTTAATTTGTTCTGTTCTGTCATGATCTTTCTGTATAGGTCAATGGAAAGCTATATCCACAAGCCAAACTAGAACTGGGCCAGATGGGGGCTTTGCATCCTGCCAACAGACTGGCTGCTTACATCACTGGAAGAGTATGTGTAGCTAACAAACATGACGTTACATCTGGTACCACAGGTGCCAAGACATCGCATACAGCTCCTACCACCCCAACTAGTGTAGCCATGACAGCAGTTACCAACACACTTTCTTCAGCTGTCACAGTGGCTAAGCCTACAGGTAGGTCACGACTGTTTAAACTTAGGAGTTTACAGATTTTCTTTTGTTAGTCAATTTGCATTTGTATCACTGAtattatacagtggaacctcggcatatgaatttaattcttTCTGGAGGCCTTAAGGTGAAGatttgtattgcaaaatgaattttcccataagaagtattgtaatccgttccagccacccacaaatattaccaatacgaagcgtatgtaagctgtatggctgcttatgaagaactgacccaagccaagccaGTCCAtttcaagggtcctcacaggaagtcatgccaccaaccttgggctaaaaatagaacagaccacccatgccatcaatctgtcaacaaaaaaaaagtcacgaaaaatcacgtagcttttgaacgcatgccgaaggcaacgttggtattgtgggttTACTCTTTCGAAACatctttcgctgactgaaaaaaaggtcttaaaattcataaactccaCTGAGGCAAACAAGTTTTAAACGGCTCCCGGATGTACCCGCAACTTAGCCAGCGTTTGtttcggttcgttcgtatgccaatataaatttcttgcaaaatttcagttCTTAAGGCTAAATtggtaagggagggcattcatatgcagaggttccactgtacttaaATTGCACCATAGTAAATCTGGCTAGAATAGTTAAAATGATAACGttatctattattttttttcttggttgGCACAAACCGAATtatagaatttgtttttttttttcctggaatcTAAGGATAGCCAGTTCTACAATTGGACAATAACACATAAGAGTACATGCAATATTcataaaaattctaaaattacCTGAGAGTTATAGGGCAAATCGCATTAATCCAAGCTTGTATATTTCTCTTTCAACAGTGGCTAAGCAACCTATGGGAACAGAGGTTGTCCAGGTTgagctcagctgtataaattcCCAACAGCAAAAACCAGCCAGTACTGATACTTTACCAACGCAGGGCACAGTTAAAAATCTCATCATTTCTTCTTCCTCTATGTTGACTGGAACCTCTGGGATTTCAGTGTCACGTAACATGCCTCCAAAGGCAAACATACCTTCACATGCATCTCCTGCATCTGGCACCAGAGGTACTTCTAACTGTTTAATATTGCACCACTATTTTAGACACTTAGCCTATGTTTGTGCTACTAATTTTCAACTACTAATAAATTAGAACTTATGTATTACATTAGAAACATGAATTCACTGCCTTCTTTTTGATTAGATGGCTCCATACATGTGGTTAGAGCAGTATCTGGATCTGGATCAGCTGCAGCAGAGAAGACTTATGTGTTCAGTACTACTGGATCAAATGTTGCGCTCTCCGGTAGTGCAGTCAGGTTGATGCAGCCTGTAACTTCTACTCGTCCAGTTGTTCCAGGACAAAAGATGGTGATATTAAAGTCAGCTAATTCTGCTGGTCGAGTAATCCATCTTGTGCCTCTTGGTCAGTTCAGGGCCATAAATCCAAACCTCCGCCTACGTCCTCAGCAATGTGAGTGTGCATgatatttttgtctgtttaatATAAACATCCTGAAGCTTTAATTTTGAcccattttgtttaattttgtcCTATTGGGACTGTTATCAAAATTGTGCTGGTTTACAAAAATAGATTGAATCTGTCTATAAGACAAATTCTCATTGTTTATGATCAGCTGATTTtagttttgctttttattttgcagCCTCTCTTATCCGTTTTCCAACTCCCAAACCAGTCCCTCTGACTAAGCCTCAGACTTCTACAACTGTCACTTCATCCACAGCTCCTTCTTTTGCTACGCAATATCAGAATACGGCCCCAGTATACAGTACTATAGACACTGTCAGGACAAGCAGCACTTCCACGATTGATACAAAACCAGTTAACACTCTCTGTGGTTCAAAGACCTTACTGGTTTGTAACAAATCTAATACGGTAAAAATTATACCAATATGTCTTAAGGATAAGTCCTCAGGCACTTTAAGAGTTATGCCTCAGAAAGTTTCTGAagatctcatctcatcttcatCAAGAATCTCATCTTCAGCATCATCAGCTCAAAGCTCTTTAGAGGGTCACCCTACAAATCAAGTCTTACAGCTCTCTTCTCAAAGCTGCTTAATCTCTAACAACCAGGCTCTTCAAAAATTAGACAACCCTCTCGACCCCA contains:
- the mgaa gene encoding MAX dimerization protein MGA a isoform X2, with amino-acid sequence MAIPHNQAIMVLRQEGTTTTTVPQTSACSLFVVVNQLHPAGGRQDKQTLFASKEASPLTKPTIGSCVASFNKVSSMSLSAMAATNTSNQLCNLPAESTCKGITVTLDNNNMWNEFFRCQTEMILTKQGRRMFPCCRFRISGLEPFQRYTLVMDMQPVDNYRYKWSDRRWETNGKADPHILSSFVHPDSPATGLDWMQNPVSFYKLKLTNNSLDREGHIIINSMHRYIPRLHIIPADKAVDVLQLDGPDVVTFSFSQTEFFAVTAYQNLSITQLKIDYNPFAKGFRDDAHNSRCCKPKSSSSPEKLESEVKSSKEPSALNNLKSLFAKMNASEKVTTIGDLKTVNCDGPRRVEPECSGSMKRPWPGGLSDLIKGAHVKVKRISLEKIHNGSSQQMNADSLASKENNMDIASESEDCTSDNISILDVTKEVKETVSFSKTIDSPTLKNTSESLSATNIQCMLKKTTSNTPLNEKVAAVLSETAAVTDETLSSETAAQSDGVKPLDGGGEVKKKRAEPVPLPLLALFLQQLKSKTRRTRPKPKSEACSLPIQSDESCDDISVSEKESSSTASFTLPPNTQVNVQPAASPTSQTITSSSLTGTVANTEHKTVLTPDSAIDAATALTAGVVCDTLELPTSEKVSAATSAFAHEVKPNTSLADTRLDTKIVSSILDDISSDCDPKAFPSTTPSNEFVQSAATTDTSTTDPAHKSCTVPSPEPVPETASQSPAPGVKTPSSPFCAPSSPYMSAPSSPDPFPPSMFSDRPIPPRKTLDPFPPCLSIDRPRPLLEIAEPVSQRFFTSLGDPGPTVCDVRNEVNCPVISHDPDIPKEVKQPPKTSKGTKSKVKQKKGWKSKLSEDTEVMEGPIPVPMQPNLEEVEGQLFVSFMSKKALEIHLGDEAKEEVLQKTTQNIDGEVHDEKERIDALEKVLLRDLKNMKYRQVIHPVLQAVGLKLNLLDVTLSIDLQYLGVCLPIPPPVLSPEGTLDTCSSQVHFVSRTGKTTDITKIKGWREKFSTSSSSVSGVTTSLDTGQKNLSAFCSDMLDEYLESEGKLIDERAASFSQAVVTPVAYQLPTKSTSYVLTLDSVLKKQAPSLPSTLSKPSAKSRKTALRSKSKEAVSGVKTKKSVKKRENPVPSTGKEPEGSSSKKSTKSNTPKSVSSVLSTDPGLSQSKKSPKMNRKGSKTSQHSLHTAEKSVKDGASVAPAGQSGSSTPGSNLPMGHSSGLPKTLVKLRDVEDGAVWEGKSRTYITMERAAIALSCLVTAEGTIGGSPSTVIKRRAPPCLNDFCRLGCMCASLIQERRQNHCGKPQCMLGCDCLRRKVVLLKNEDTNEESAPVNDEEEDVSKVKKKKRRISYILSGPEAAPEPVLHVKTLWVKQNDADSEPLYIPDPARPLHPPPVSLDLQKDLENFLHPSPKRGAVRAVDGESLSRVKNQESLDCARVRPFCGRKLSPCGQRRMREVHPDLSSQDLLQEIEEGELRPPTQSGPTKRLEIVSKCKWATEGSRYVVLRTVCERMAQDNLKDPFWVGKYQIQPTSKTKMETDEGSIITYKVVISQPHLEESEEKKKEDRIKQLEAQLIETIGKSEVKGLPLLSQVTPAGLLKAEKKPSGALGQIMVNGKLYPQAKLELGQMGALHPANRLAAYITGRVCVANKHDVTSGTTGAKTSHTAPTTPTSVAMTAVTNTLSSAVTVAKPTVAKQPMGTEVVQVELSCINSQQQKPASTDTLPTQGTVKNLIISSSSMLTGTSGISVSRNMPPKANIPSHASPASGTRDGSIHVVRAVSGSGSAAAEKTYVFSTTGSNVALSGSAVRLMQPVTSTRPVVPGQKMVILKSANSAGRVIHLVPLGQFRAINPNLRLRPQQSSLIRFPTPKPVPLTKPQTSTTVTSSTAPSFATQYQNTAPVYSTIDTVRTSSTSTIDTKPVNTLCGSKTLLVCNKSNTVKIIPICLKDKSSGTLRVMPQKVSEDLISSSSRISSSASSAQSSLEGHPTNQVLQLSSQSCLISNNQALQKLDNPLDPSSTPAKESSEDDSQYSIMSHENVIFTDHSYTFEMKKITPSEKHIDVSKDSSDPANNSEYHMLLKDVLDLGFEQAEGCGTSGAVLGNESGEESKAGSHLVKEEMDSDYTELTEDSDMYNDTDSSQFSDKEDLFADTGFDRKEKNKEKQNAEVKDLTEKEDDELVDIETFEEGVEKICPQTQHDSFQNQSSDEENENENLIKVRKRKDEKKRRITLRNCFNNLQQTLNIEDPKVAKIVLLSEALEEIHSLTKQRDRLVKMLDKLRTKRAFYIDMTSDLSGKNKSSISQKLDEIIAKQKSLESKDKTSSTSLNLKKRVPVHSQRTVRTKQKKMGTSDKAEHLSNSKQKLLGSQDRRTENVSTNQKLTAAKPPISHPTPQLKNCPSPVPEPREKTRPNILLRSKPQSLAKDQVLVHQVIPVMETVVPCNQIITINNPLEPTEITTTPGVAAVSISIPTISHPLCVENQLPMLQPQVLKLTSSPVSTPVGNVSLPKVSSFASLVQSEKTQETCNPSDGMVQQNLVEKEKQLDQQLPEFVPKIPEHDSKVNIEEDPNKQKENEESVLKPDQDDDRLMSLLDELVFLNQTSEPQEEAQSLTETGDVLSELLTNKEVDMDRDDERSLSPLFLKLDEDLITSPASKDEEIDDIPPKVDDLVKVIFGSESPSNCSESETVAMTSDDSTRVSVSHVKHDAPTPPPLLQMKTGGCTTADSPKEQANLSWRPMPKLAPLGLKTQETGHPKLISPHAPK